The Candidatus Eisenbacteria bacterium genome includes the window GGCGGCAAGAAGACTGAGCGCAATTGAGGAGTTTGACGAACTTGGCTCCGGATTCAAGCTTGCAATGAGAGACCTTGAAATTAGAGGCGCCGGGAATGTGCTCGGTCCCCAGCAGCACGGCTTCATGCTCAGCGTGGGATTCGACCTCTACATGAAGCTTCTCGAAGAAGGGGTCGCAGAAATAAAGGGAATTCCTCTCGAGAAGAAACTCGAGCCAAAGATTGTCACCGATCTCGACGTCTATCTCCCGGAGGAGTATGTGAGCGATGGAAGTCAGAGAATTTCAATCTACAAGAGGCTCGCAGGCACTGACACTGAAGACGAGGTCAATTCTCTTCTTCTTGAGCTTGTGGACAGGTTCGGTCCTCTTCCGCAGGCGACGGCTTCGCTGTTTGAATTGCGCTCGCTCAGGATTCTTGCGGCAAAGGCGAACGTTCCATTCCTGAGTGTCAGAAAGGAGAAAGTGGAACTTGAGCTTGGGAAGGCGCTGGCGAAGAGCGAACTCAAGACATTTCTTGATTCGATAGATTTCCCGATAGGCTTTTCATCGGGAGTTACTATGGGGATCAAAGCGGCCAAGGTCGAGGGGAATCCGTGCTCTTTTGCCAGAAAGCTGTTGCTTGCTCTCCCTGTTTATGGTAGCGTTCCCGGAGGTGCTGCATGAAGAGGCTGCAGACCAGAATGGTCGGGTTCAGCAGTCCCCTTTTCATCAGATTTCCGGTTTGCAATTTCCGATTCGAGATTCCACCAAATCTCGGCTGAATAATTCAGAAAGGAGAGAATGTGAGAAGAGTAATCGGTTATTTGTTTCTTCTACTAATCCTTCTTTCAGCATGTGGCTCCCAGTCGAAGTCAGTTGTTGCCACGGCGGGGAAAAGGACGATTACCCTGGCGAATTTTGAGAAAATGTATACAGAGATGGATCCCAGGTTCCTGCCGGAGGGGACGGGCAGCGAGGCCAAGCATCAATTCCTCAACGACATGGTAAACAAGGAGCTCATGGCGCAGGAGGCATGGAAGCTGGGCATTGACAAGGTGAAAAACGTTCAGTGGCAGATCGGCGAGCAAAGGAAAGGGATCGTTCTCCAGCGTCTCTACGAGGAGATGATTTCCAAGAAAGTCAAGGTGAAAAAGGGAGATCTCAGCGACCAGTACAAGAAAAGGTCCGAAGAGTTTCATGTAAAGCACATACTGGTAAGGGATCAAAAAGAAGCCGACAGCCTGCTCGTGGAACTCAGGAAAGGTGCCGATTTTGACACGCTTGCCCAATCCCACTCCATGGACAGAAGAAGCAGCCGCACCGGCGGCGACATGGGATTCATCACGGCGGGGAGCGCAGTAGACCCCCAGTTCGAAAAAGCCATGTACCGCATGAAGCAGGGAGAACTCTCCTCTGCTCCAGTCAAGACTGAAGCCGGTTACCATATAATAAAAGTCATAGAGAGAAGGAAGAGAGAGCAGGATACTTTCGACAAAGAAAAGACAACGCTTGAAAAAGAGGTTCGTCAGACCAAAGAGAAACTACTTGTGGCGAAGGTCATTGAAGATCTGAAAAAGAAGTATGTCGCCAAGTTGGAGGAGAAAAACCTTGAAGCGTTTTCCTCGATACTTCAGCGCCGGGAAAACGCGGCTATGGATACTTCGAGAACCAAGCCTGAATTCAAGGTCACGCCCGAAGAAAGTTCGCTTGTTATCGTGCGGGTTGGGCGCAGAGCGATTACCGTGGGCCAGTACCTTAAGGTCGAGGAGGCCCTTCCCATGTTCCAGTGGACGCGCGGCGGCAACTTGGATCTGCTCAGGAAGCTTCTCGCACAAGGGCAGTACACAATGAACGAGATCCTTTTTGCCGAAGCCGACAAAAGAGGGATTGAGAAGGATAGGGCTCTCAAAGAGGAATTGCAGAGGAAGGCAGAGGAGTTGATGGTGACACAACTCTATTATGAACAGATTGTTCAGAAGGCAAGTGTTAGTGATGAAGAAGCCAAGGGGGAGTATCAGAGGGATCCGAAGGCGTATGAGAAAGACGGAAAACCGATACCATTTGATACCATCAAATTCGACATAAAGCAGAACCTGCTTGTGGGGAAGCAGGAGGAAGCTCTGCAGAATTACTTCGCGGAGCTGCGGAAATCCTATCCCGTGAAGATCAACGAGAAGGTTCTTGAGAAAGCGAAGCTTCAGCATGCGAAGTAAGCTACCTGGCCGCCTGCTTTTTGTCCTGCTTCTGTTGGCCGGCTCGGCGCCCGGACTCCGGGCAGAATCGGCGATTGATGGGATAGCCGCGATCGTCAACAAGAACGTCATCTTGAAAAGCGAAGTTGACGAGCAGGTTCTGATTTACGCCCGGGAGCTCCGAATTGACCTCTCTGACTCAACGAAGGTGTCGCAGCTGAGAAAGGAAATCCTGGACAGCATGATTGAGGAACGGCTTATTGTCGACGAGGCGAACAAAAGCGGCGTTTCGCTGACAAAGAGCGAGCTCAAAGAGGGTGTGGATCGGGCGCTGTCCAATACAATCGCAAGGGCCGGATCCGAACAGATATTCAAAGAGGAGCTTGCAAGAGAGGGGCTTACAGAGGGTGAGTTGAGGGAGAAGTACGAGCCGGAGGTAAGAAAGCAGCTGCTCCTTATAAAGATGGTAGGTAGAGAGGTGAGGTCAAAGGTAAAGGTGTCCGATTCCGAAATCCAGGACTACTACAACAAGAAGAAAGCCGGGCTTCCGAAGAAGCCCGAGGAGGTGCGGCTCTCCCACATCTTCATCAGAATAAAGCCCGATTCGGTCGCACTCAAGAACGGAACGGCCAGGGCACAGCAGATCCTGGCCAGGATAAACAAGGGGGAAAGCTTTGAGACTGTTGCCCAGGATGCCTCGGACGACCCCAGTGCAAAGTACGGCGGTGATCTTGGATTTTTTTCCAGAGGAGAGCTGGATCCTGCTTTCGAACAAGCGGCGTTCTCGCTTGCAGAGGGGCAAATGAGCGGCGTCGTGCAGACAAGGTTTGGCTTCCACATCATAAAGGTCGAGAAGAAGGAAGAGGGCCGGGTCAAGGCGAGACACATACTGGTCAGGGTGGTGCCCCGGGACAAAGACAAGCGTGACACGAGAGCCCTTGCCATAAGTCTGCGGAAGAGAATGGCGGACGGCGAGGATTTTGCCGCTCTCGCCAAGAAATATTCTGACGAAAAGGAGACTGCTGAAAAAGGCGGGGATATCGGGTTTGTGGATGTGAGTACTGTTCCGGACGAAATCAGAGAGGCAGTCGCCCCTCTTCTGGTAGGGGAGGTTAGTGAACCAATCGAGGATGACCACGGATATCACCTTTTCCAGGTGAAAGATAGAACAGAAGAGAGGGATTTCATCTATTCTGAAATGAAGGACGAGCTTAGAGAGATGCTTTCCCAGGAGAAGATGAAGGAGGGGTACGACAAATGGGTCGCAGGCATAAAGAAGAAAGCTTACATAGAGATAAGAACCTGGCAGTAGGGAAGGAGCGAATCGACAAGTATCTTCACTGGAGTTGTCTTTTCGAGAGCCGGTCTCTGGTCTCTCGTGCCTCCCGGAAGGGGCAAATAGTTGTGAACGGGTCTCCTGTAAGGGCAAGTAAGATAGTCACATTGGGCGACAAGGTCGCTTTCAAAAAGGGCAGTGCTCAACTGACCATAGAAATAGTGAAACTGCCCGGAAAACAGGCTTCTGTGAAGGAAGCAAGGGGCTTCTACAAAATCCTCGAGAGAACGAGCGAGACAGAGTAGCTGTGATTTGAACCCTGCCATTGAAAAGCCAAAAATCGGCATTACTCTAGGGGACCCTTCAGGCATCGGTCCTGAGGTCACCCTTAAGGCATTGGACTCACCAATGGTCAGAGCAGCGTGCTCGCCGATTCTGGTCGGCTCCCTCGACGTGGTTGAGCGGGCAATTGCCGAGTTTTCCTTCCCCTTCAGGATAGAGAGAAGAGAGGACGGATTTCGCCTCGCAGGAAGACATGGTTCTCCCATGAGGCTTATGGTTGAAGGACCCACCCCGGCCTCCCGCAACTCCGGAAGCGCAACCGCCAGGCAGACTATAAGATGGATTGCCCAGGGAGCGAGACTGGCCCTCTCCGGGATGGCGGACGCTCTTGCTACGGCGCCCGTCTCAAAGGAATCTCTCCTCAGATGCGGAATCGAATTCACTGGACACACCGAGTTTCTTGAATCCCTCTCGCACTCGAAGAAATCAACAATGATGTTCGTCTCTCCTAAACTTGTGGCCTCAATTGTGACGACGCATCTTCCGCTTGAAGAAGTCCCGTGTGCTATTTCACGCGAGAGAGTCCTCTCGGCAATACTTCACACACACACAGCGCTCCGGAGGTTCTTCAAGAAGAAGCATCCGAGAATAGCGGTCAGCGGACTGAATCCGCACGCAGGTGAAGGGGGATTTCTGGGAAAGGAAGAAAAGGAGATAGTGTCACCGGCCGTTAAATTGGCGGCAAGAAGAGGTGTCGCGGTCTCTGGCCCATTTTCAGCAGATTCCATTTTCTTGAGAGCCCTGAAAGGCGAATTCGATGCAGTCGTAGCGATGTTTCACGACCAAGCCCTGCCGGTTCTGAAAACGCTTTTTCCGAAAACCTGCGTCAATGTCACGCTGGGGCTTCCCTTTGTGAGAACATCGCCCGGTCACGGAGCAGCCAAGGACATAGCGTGGAAGGGGGAGGCGGACGAATCGGGGATGGTTGAGGCAATACTTCTCGCGGCAAGGCTTTCACGGGCATGGAAGCGGCCGCTTGTCTGGAGCATATGAACGAAACCTTGCTTTTTTTCGATGGGATGGGGAAGAGCTACGGCTCACGGAAGGTTCTGGACTCCATAACT containing:
- the pdxA gene encoding 4-hydroxythreonine-4-phosphate dehydrogenase PdxA, translating into MNPAIEKPKIGITLGDPSGIGPEVTLKALDSPMVRAACSPILVGSLDVVERAIAEFSFPFRIERREDGFRLAGRHGSPMRLMVEGPTPASRNSGSATARQTIRWIAQGARLALSGMADALATAPVSKESLLRCGIEFTGHTEFLESLSHSKKSTMMFVSPKLVASIVTTHLPLEEVPCAISRERVLSAILHTHTALRRFFKKKHPRIAVSGLNPHAGEGGFLGKEEKEIVSPAVKLAARRGVAVSGPFSADSIFLRALKGEFDAVVAMFHDQALPVLKTLFPKTCVNVTLGLPFVRTSPGHGAAKDIAWKGEADESGMVEAILLAARLSRAWKRPLVWSI
- a CDS encoding peptidylprolyl isomerase, translated to MRSKLPGRLLFVLLLLAGSAPGLRAESAIDGIAAIVNKNVILKSEVDEQVLIYARELRIDLSDSTKVSQLRKEILDSMIEERLIVDEANKSGVSLTKSELKEGVDRALSNTIARAGSEQIFKEELAREGLTEGELREKYEPEVRKQLLLIKMVGREVRSKVKVSDSEIQDYYNKKKAGLPKKPEEVRLSHIFIRIKPDSVALKNGTARAQQILARINKGESFETVAQDASDDPSAKYGGDLGFFSRGELDPAFEQAAFSLAEGQMSGVVQTRFGFHIIKVEKKEEGRVKARHILVRVVPRDKDKRDTRALAISLRKRMADGEDFAALAKKYSDEKETAEKGGDIGFVDVSTVPDEIREAVAPLLVGEVSEPIEDDHGYHLFQVKDRTEERDFIYSEMKDELREMLSQEKMKEGYDKWVAGIKKKAYIEIRTWQ
- a CDS encoding peptidylprolyl isomerase, coding for MRRVIGYLFLLLILLSACGSQSKSVVATAGKRTITLANFEKMYTEMDPRFLPEGTGSEAKHQFLNDMVNKELMAQEAWKLGIDKVKNVQWQIGEQRKGIVLQRLYEEMISKKVKVKKGDLSDQYKKRSEEFHVKHILVRDQKEADSLLVELRKGADFDTLAQSHSMDRRSSRTGGDMGFITAGSAVDPQFEKAMYRMKQGELSSAPVKTEAGYHIIKVIERRKREQDTFDKEKTTLEKEVRQTKEKLLVAKVIEDLKKKYVAKLEEKNLEAFSSILQRRENAAMDTSRTKPEFKVTPEESSLVIVRVGRRAITVGQYLKVEEALPMFQWTRGGNLDLLRKLLAQGQYTMNEILFAEADKRGIEKDRALKEELQRKAEELMVTQLYYEQIVQKASVSDEEAKGEYQRDPKAYEKDGKPIPFDTIKFDIKQNLLVGKQEEALQNYFAELRKSYPVKINEKVLEKAKLQHAK
- a CDS encoding S4 domain-containing protein, which gives rise to MGRRHKEESLHRDKNLAVGKERIDKYLHWSCLFESRSLVSRASRKGQIVVNGSPVRASKIVTLGDKVAFKKGSAQLTIEIVKLPGKQASVKEARGFYKILERTSETE